One window of the Triticum dicoccoides isolate Atlit2015 ecotype Zavitan chromosome 3B, WEW_v2.0, whole genome shotgun sequence genome contains the following:
- the LOC119274778 gene encoding very-long-chain (3R)-3-hydroxyacyl-CoA dehydratase PASTICCINO 2B-like isoform X1, with translation MAAAASGTALRRLYLSAYNWVLFFGWAQVLCYAALALLESGHEAVYAAVERPLQFAQTAAFMEILHSILGFVRSPISTTLPQITGRLYITWGILWSFHEAQSHVLLTSLIISWSITEVIRYFFFAMKETFGFAPYWLLWLRYSTFLVFYPTGMLSEAGLILVAMPFMKTSRKYNLMRPNKWNFSIDYRYELALVTALIIPGFPYLFRYMVDKRKKVLSAAKTI, from the exons ATGGCGGCAGCCGCGTCCGGGACGGCGCTCCGGCGGCTCTACCTCTCCGCCTACAACTGGGTCCTCTTCTTCGGATG GGCGCAGGTGCTGTGCTACGCGGCCTTGGCGCTGCTGGAGAGCGGCCACGAGGCCGTCTACGCCGCCGTCGAGCGGCCGCTGCAGTTCGCGCAGACCGCAGCCTTCATGGAG ATTCTGCATTCGATTCTAG GGTTCGTGAGGTCTCCAATTTCAACAACTCTTCCACAAATCACTGGAAGATTGTACATCACATGGGGCATCTTGTGGAGCTTTCATGAG GCGCAATCTCATGTTCTTCTAACTTCATTGATCATAAGTTGGTCCATCACTGAG GTCATTAGATATTTTTTCTTTGCTATGAAGGAGACATTTGGGTTTGCACCTTACTGGCTCCTATGGCTTAG GTATAGCACTTTTCTGGTGTTCTATCCTACTGGCATGTTAAGCGAGGCTGGTCTAATCTTAGTTGCCATGCCTTTTATGAAG AcatcaaggaaatacaatcttatgAGGCCCAATAAATGGAATTTCTCCATCGACTACCGCTATGAATTGGCTCTTGTCACGGCTCTAATCATACCAG GATTTCCGTACTTGTTTCGTTATATGGTGGATAAGCGGAAGAAGGTCTTGTCAGCAGCAAAGACAATATGA
- the LOC119274778 gene encoding very-long-chain (3R)-3-hydroxyacyl-CoA dehydratase PASTICCINO 2B-like isoform X2: MAAAASGTALRRLYLSAYNWVLFFGWAQVLCYAALALLESGHEAVYAAVERPLQFAQTAAFMEILHSILGFVRSPISTTLPQITGRLYITWGILWSFHEAQSHVLLTSLIISWSITEVIRYFFFAMKETFGFAPYWLLWLRYSTFLVFYPTGMLSEAGLILVAMPFMKTSRKYNLMRPNKWNFSIDYRYELALVTALIIPGDGPSC, from the exons ATGGCGGCAGCCGCGTCCGGGACGGCGCTCCGGCGGCTCTACCTCTCCGCCTACAACTGGGTCCTCTTCTTCGGATG GGCGCAGGTGCTGTGCTACGCGGCCTTGGCGCTGCTGGAGAGCGGCCACGAGGCCGTCTACGCCGCCGTCGAGCGGCCGCTGCAGTTCGCGCAGACCGCAGCCTTCATGGAG ATTCTGCATTCGATTCTAG GGTTCGTGAGGTCTCCAATTTCAACAACTCTTCCACAAATCACTGGAAGATTGTACATCACATGGGGCATCTTGTGGAGCTTTCATGAG GCGCAATCTCATGTTCTTCTAACTTCATTGATCATAAGTTGGTCCATCACTGAG GTCATTAGATATTTTTTCTTTGCTATGAAGGAGACATTTGGGTTTGCACCTTACTGGCTCCTATGGCTTAG GTATAGCACTTTTCTGGTGTTCTATCCTACTGGCATGTTAAGCGAGGCTGGTCTAATCTTAGTTGCCATGCCTTTTATGAAG AcatcaaggaaatacaatcttatgAGGCCCAATAAATGGAATTTCTCCATCGACTACCGCTATGAATTGGCTCTTGTCACGGCTCTAATCATACCAG GTGATGGCCCTTCTTGTTGA